The following coding sequences lie in one Lolium perenne isolate Kyuss_39 chromosome 2, Kyuss_2.0, whole genome shotgun sequence genomic window:
- the LOC127334687 gene encoding histidinol dehydrogenase, chloroplastic isoform X1: protein MGSLRAPPLLLGGASVGRGYRLRLASSTVPKSTVVSVLSVTCAMKSYRLSDLSDAEVSGLRARPRIDFTSIFSTVNPIVEDVRVRGDAAVKDYTEKFDKVLLDNAVVPVSDLPVAELDPAVKEAFDVAYDNIYAFHAAQKSPEKTVENMKGVRCKRITRCIGSVGLYVPGGTAVLPSTALMLAVPAQIAGCKTVVLATPPSRDGSICKEVLYCAQKAGVTHILKAGGAQAISAMAWGTASCPKVEKIFGPGNQYVTAAKMILQNSEAMVSIDMPAGPSEVLVIADKYANPVHVAADLLSQAEHGPDSQVVLVIAGDGVDLGAIEAEVSKQCDALPRGEFASKALGHSFTVFARDMVEAISFSNMYAPEHLIINVKDAEQWEELIENAGSVFLGQWTPESVGDYASGTNHVLPTYGYARMYSGVSLNSFLKYITVQSLTEEGLRRLGPHVAKMAEVEGLEAHKRAVTLRLQEIEATVTV from the exons ATGGGCAGCTTGCGCGCTCCGCCTCTGCTCCTTGGCGGCGCCAGCGTTGGTCGCGGCTATCGGCTCCGCCTCGCCTCCTCCACAGTCCCCAAATCCACGG TGGTTTCAGTGCTGAGTGTTACCTGCGCGATGAAGTCGTATAGGCTGTCCGATCTCAGTGATGCAGAGGTTAGCGGCCTCAGGGCACGCCCTCGCATCGACTTCACCTCCATTTTCAGCACG GTGAATCCGATTGTTGAAGATGTGCGCGTCAGAGGTGATGCTGCGGTGAAGGA TTATACAGAAAAGTTTGACAAGGTCTTGCTTGATAACGCGGTTGTGCCCGTTAGCGATCTTCCGGTTGCAGAG CTTGATCCGGCTGTAAAGGAAGCCTTCGACGTGGCATATGACAATATTTATGCCTTCCATGCTGCACAAAAGTCGCCGGAGAAGACAGTTGAGAATATGAAA GGTGTAAGATGTAAAAGGATAACAAGATGCATTGGTTCTGTCGGGCTATATGTTCCAGGTGGCACTGCAGTCCTACCCTCAACTGCGTTGATGCTTGCCGTG CCTGCACAGATTGCTGGATGCAAAACTGTAGTTCTTGCCACACCTCCTAGTCGTGATGGTAGCATATGTAAG GAGGTTCTTTACTGTGCCCAAAAAGCTGGTGTTACACACATACTGAAAGCTGGGGGAGCACAG GCAATCTCAGCTATGGCGTGGGGAACTGCATCATGCCCAAAG GTTGAGAAAATATTCGGGCCCGGCAACCAGTATGTCACAGCTGCTAAAATGATTCTTCAG AACAGCGAAGCTATGGTCTCTATAGACATGCCTGCTGGCCCTTCGGAAGTTCTAGTCATTGCTGACAAATATGCAAACCCAGTCCATGTTGCAGCTGACTTGCTATCTCAG GCAGAACATGGCCCAGATAGTCAGGTTGTTCTAGTTATTGCCGGAGATGGTGTTGATTTGGGTGCCATCGAAGCAGAAGTCAGCAAGCAGTGTGATGCTCTTCCTAGAGGAGAATTTGCTTCCAAAGCACTTGGCCACAGTTTCACTGTTTTTGCCAGAGATATGGTTGAG GCAATATCATTCTCAAATATGTATgctcccgagcatttgatcatcaATGTGAAGGACGCTGAGCAGTGGGAGGAGCTCATCGAGAACGCAG GCTCAGTTTTCTTGGGGCAATGGACCCCAGAGAGTGTGGGTGACTATGCCAGCGGAACGAACCACGTTCTTCCAACCTACGGTTACGCAAGGATGTACAGCGGTGTGTCACTGAACTCTTTCCTCAAATACATCACTGTCCAGTCCCTGACTGAAGAAGGGCTGAGGAGGCTCGGTCCTCACGTCGCAAAGATGGCAGAAGTCGAAGGGCTAGAAGCGCACAAGAGAGCTGTTACCCTCAGACTGCAAGAGATCGAAGCCACTGTAACTGTGTAA
- the LOC127334687 gene encoding histidinol dehydrogenase, chloroplastic isoform X2 codes for MGSLRAPPLLLGGASVGRGYRLRLASSTVPKSTVLSVTCAMKSYRLSDLSDAEVSGLRARPRIDFTSIFSTVNPIVEDVRVRGDAAVKDYTEKFDKVLLDNAVVPVSDLPVAELDPAVKEAFDVAYDNIYAFHAAQKSPEKTVENMKGVRCKRITRCIGSVGLYVPGGTAVLPSTALMLAVPAQIAGCKTVVLATPPSRDGSICKEVLYCAQKAGVTHILKAGGAQAISAMAWGTASCPKVEKIFGPGNQYVTAAKMILQNSEAMVSIDMPAGPSEVLVIADKYANPVHVAADLLSQAEHGPDSQVVLVIAGDGVDLGAIEAEVSKQCDALPRGEFASKALGHSFTVFARDMVEAISFSNMYAPEHLIINVKDAEQWEELIENAGSVFLGQWTPESVGDYASGTNHVLPTYGYARMYSGVSLNSFLKYITVQSLTEEGLRRLGPHVAKMAEVEGLEAHKRAVTLRLQEIEATVTV; via the exons ATGGGCAGCTTGCGCGCTCCGCCTCTGCTCCTTGGCGGCGCCAGCGTTGGTCGCGGCTATCGGCTCCGCCTCGCCTCCTCCACAGTCCCCAAATCCACGG TGCTGAGTGTTACCTGCGCGATGAAGTCGTATAGGCTGTCCGATCTCAGTGATGCAGAGGTTAGCGGCCTCAGGGCACGCCCTCGCATCGACTTCACCTCCATTTTCAGCACG GTGAATCCGATTGTTGAAGATGTGCGCGTCAGAGGTGATGCTGCGGTGAAGGA TTATACAGAAAAGTTTGACAAGGTCTTGCTTGATAACGCGGTTGTGCCCGTTAGCGATCTTCCGGTTGCAGAG CTTGATCCGGCTGTAAAGGAAGCCTTCGACGTGGCATATGACAATATTTATGCCTTCCATGCTGCACAAAAGTCGCCGGAGAAGACAGTTGAGAATATGAAA GGTGTAAGATGTAAAAGGATAACAAGATGCATTGGTTCTGTCGGGCTATATGTTCCAGGTGGCACTGCAGTCCTACCCTCAACTGCGTTGATGCTTGCCGTG CCTGCACAGATTGCTGGATGCAAAACTGTAGTTCTTGCCACACCTCCTAGTCGTGATGGTAGCATATGTAAG GAGGTTCTTTACTGTGCCCAAAAAGCTGGTGTTACACACATACTGAAAGCTGGGGGAGCACAG GCAATCTCAGCTATGGCGTGGGGAACTGCATCATGCCCAAAG GTTGAGAAAATATTCGGGCCCGGCAACCAGTATGTCACAGCTGCTAAAATGATTCTTCAG AACAGCGAAGCTATGGTCTCTATAGACATGCCTGCTGGCCCTTCGGAAGTTCTAGTCATTGCTGACAAATATGCAAACCCAGTCCATGTTGCAGCTGACTTGCTATCTCAG GCAGAACATGGCCCAGATAGTCAGGTTGTTCTAGTTATTGCCGGAGATGGTGTTGATTTGGGTGCCATCGAAGCAGAAGTCAGCAAGCAGTGTGATGCTCTTCCTAGAGGAGAATTTGCTTCCAAAGCACTTGGCCACAGTTTCACTGTTTTTGCCAGAGATATGGTTGAG GCAATATCATTCTCAAATATGTATgctcccgagcatttgatcatcaATGTGAAGGACGCTGAGCAGTGGGAGGAGCTCATCGAGAACGCAG GCTCAGTTTTCTTGGGGCAATGGACCCCAGAGAGTGTGGGTGACTATGCCAGCGGAACGAACCACGTTCTTCCAACCTACGGTTACGCAAGGATGTACAGCGGTGTGTCACTGAACTCTTTCCTCAAATACATCACTGTCCAGTCCCTGACTGAAGAAGGGCTGAGGAGGCTCGGTCCTCACGTCGCAAAGATGGCAGAAGTCGAAGGGCTAGAAGCGCACAAGAGAGCTGTTACCCTCAGACTGCAAGAGATCGAAGCCACTGTAACTGTGTAA
- the LOC127334687 gene encoding histidinol dehydrogenase, chloroplastic isoform X3: MKSYRLSDLSDAEVSGLRARPRIDFTSIFSTVNPIVEDVRVRGDAAVKDYTEKFDKVLLDNAVVPVSDLPVAELDPAVKEAFDVAYDNIYAFHAAQKSPEKTVENMKGVRCKRITRCIGSVGLYVPGGTAVLPSTALMLAVPAQIAGCKTVVLATPPSRDGSICKEVLYCAQKAGVTHILKAGGAQAISAMAWGTASCPKVEKIFGPGNQYVTAAKMILQNSEAMVSIDMPAGPSEVLVIADKYANPVHVAADLLSQAEHGPDSQVVLVIAGDGVDLGAIEAEVSKQCDALPRGEFASKALGHSFTVFARDMVEAISFSNMYAPEHLIINVKDAEQWEELIENAGSVFLGQWTPESVGDYASGTNHVLPTYGYARMYSGVSLNSFLKYITVQSLTEEGLRRLGPHVAKMAEVEGLEAHKRAVTLRLQEIEATVTV; encoded by the exons ATGAAGTCGTATAGGCTGTCCGATCTCAGTGATGCAGAGGTTAGCGGCCTCAGGGCACGCCCTCGCATCGACTTCACCTCCATTTTCAGCACG GTGAATCCGATTGTTGAAGATGTGCGCGTCAGAGGTGATGCTGCGGTGAAGGA TTATACAGAAAAGTTTGACAAGGTCTTGCTTGATAACGCGGTTGTGCCCGTTAGCGATCTTCCGGTTGCAGAG CTTGATCCGGCTGTAAAGGAAGCCTTCGACGTGGCATATGACAATATTTATGCCTTCCATGCTGCACAAAAGTCGCCGGAGAAGACAGTTGAGAATATGAAA GGTGTAAGATGTAAAAGGATAACAAGATGCATTGGTTCTGTCGGGCTATATGTTCCAGGTGGCACTGCAGTCCTACCCTCAACTGCGTTGATGCTTGCCGTG CCTGCACAGATTGCTGGATGCAAAACTGTAGTTCTTGCCACACCTCCTAGTCGTGATGGTAGCATATGTAAG GAGGTTCTTTACTGTGCCCAAAAAGCTGGTGTTACACACATACTGAAAGCTGGGGGAGCACAG GCAATCTCAGCTATGGCGTGGGGAACTGCATCATGCCCAAAG GTTGAGAAAATATTCGGGCCCGGCAACCAGTATGTCACAGCTGCTAAAATGATTCTTCAG AACAGCGAAGCTATGGTCTCTATAGACATGCCTGCTGGCCCTTCGGAAGTTCTAGTCATTGCTGACAAATATGCAAACCCAGTCCATGTTGCAGCTGACTTGCTATCTCAG GCAGAACATGGCCCAGATAGTCAGGTTGTTCTAGTTATTGCCGGAGATGGTGTTGATTTGGGTGCCATCGAAGCAGAAGTCAGCAAGCAGTGTGATGCTCTTCCTAGAGGAGAATTTGCTTCCAAAGCACTTGGCCACAGTTTCACTGTTTTTGCCAGAGATATGGTTGAG GCAATATCATTCTCAAATATGTATgctcccgagcatttgatcatcaATGTGAAGGACGCTGAGCAGTGGGAGGAGCTCATCGAGAACGCAG GCTCAGTTTTCTTGGGGCAATGGACCCCAGAGAGTGTGGGTGACTATGCCAGCGGAACGAACCACGTTCTTCCAACCTACGGTTACGCAAGGATGTACAGCGGTGTGTCACTGAACTCTTTCCTCAAATACATCACTGTCCAGTCCCTGACTGAAGAAGGGCTGAGGAGGCTCGGTCCTCACGTCGCAAAGATGGCAGAAGTCGAAGGGCTAGAAGCGCACAAGAGAGCTGTTACCCTCAGACTGCAAGAGATCGAAGCCACTGTAACTGTGTAA
- the LOC127334686 gene encoding arogenate dehydratase/prephenate dehydratase 6, chloroplastic has protein sequence MAAASLIKAPIGQNPRLACQAPGRSRGSVRCSLSSVVGGRSEWLSSCAVLSSKVAALGPHSVNGHASPAPTPAPAPEGTVLDLIPVSSLTGGAKKNLPVPLRIADLSPAPMHGSELRVAYQGVPGAYSEKAAGKAYPACDAIPCDQFEVAFQAVELWIADRAVLPVENSLGGSIHRNYDLLLRHRLHIVGEVQLPVHHCLLALPGVRKESITRVISHPQALAQCEHTITRMGLNVVREAFDDTAGAAEYIATNGLRDTAAIASSRAAELYGMEVLADGIQDDSGNVTRFVMLAREPIVPRTDRPFKTSIVFAHDKEGTSVLFKVLSAFAFRDISLTKIESRPHRHRPIRLVDDANRGTAKHFEYMFYIDFQASLAEPRAQNALAEVQEFTSFLRVLGSYPMDMTPMTAGSSSTVVSSDS, from the coding sequence ATGGCTGCCGCGAGTTTGATCAAGGCGCCCATCGGGCAGAATCCTAGGCTGGCGTGCCAAGCTCCGGGCAGGAGCCGTGGATCAGTCAGGTGCTCGCTAAGCTCGGTCGTGGGCGGCCGGAGCGAGTGGCTCAGCAGCTGCGCCGTCCTCTCCAGCAAGGTGGCCGCGCTCGGCCCGCACTCCGTCAACGGCCACGCATCGCCGGCGCCTACTCCCGCTCCCGCTCCCGAAGGCACGGTGCTGGACCTGATCCCCGTGAGCAGCCTGACCGGCGGCGCCAAGAAGAACCTGCCGGTGCCGCTCCGCATCGCGGACCTGTCCCCGGCGCCGATGCACGGGTCGGAGCTGCGCGTGGCGTACCAGGGCGTGCCCGGCGCGTACAGCGAGAAGGCGGCGGGGAAAGCCTACCCGGCCTGCGACGCCATCCCCTGCGACCAGTTCGAGGTGGCCTTCCAGGCGGTGGAGCTGTGGATCGCGGACCGCGCCGTGCTCCCCGTGGAGAACTCGCTGGGCGGCAGCATCCACCGCAACTACGACCTGCTcctccgccaccgcctccacATCGTCGGCGAGGTGCAGCTCCCCGTGCACCACTGCCTGCTGGCCCTCCCGGGGGTGCGCAAGGAGAGCATCACCCGCGTCATCAGCCACCCGCAGGCGCTGGCGCAGTGCGAGCACACCATCACGCGCATGGGCCTCAACGTCGTCCGCGAGGCCTTCGACGACACCGCCGGTGCCGCCGAGTACATCGCCACCAACGGGCTCCGCGACACGGCCGCCATCGCGTCGTCGCGCGCCGCCGAGCTTTACGGCATGGAGGTGCTCGCCGACGGCATCCAGGACGACTCGGGCAACGTGACCCGGTTCGTGATGCTGGCAAGGGAGCCCATCGTGCCGCGCACCGACCGGCCCTTCAAGACCAGCATCGTGTTCGCGCACGACAAGGAGGGCACCTCCGTGCTCTTCAAGGTGCTCTCGGCGTTCGCCTTCCGGGACATCTCCCTCACCAAGATCGAGAGCAGgccgcaccgccaccgccccatcCGCCTCGTCGACGACGCCAACCGCGGCACCGCCAAGCACTTCGAGTACATGTTCTACATCGACTTCCAGGCCTCGCTCGCCGAGCCCCGGGCGCAGAACGCGCTCGCCGAGGTCCAGGAGTTCACCTCCTTCCTGCGGGTGCTCGGGAGCTACCCCATGGACATGACCCCCATGACCGCCGGTTCCTCCTCCACCGTTGTATCGTCCGATTCGTAG